AAAACCAAACCCAGCTAAGTATTTCTTTCAGATTAGAAGCCATGGAAAGTCTTTGAACGAGCAGAAGATCAGTTTTGAACAGAATACCTGAATTAGATAGCCTTTCCATCTCCAACTACGAATATGATATCTTCTATCATCATTTATCTGACTTTTTAGAGCCACAAGCGAATACCACTGCCACAAAAAACAACTCAGTTGCTTACAAATATACTATGCAAAAataatgattttaaaaaagcTAGCAACCTCACAAGGTGAGTCTCCAAAGAACCACTTCAAtcagaacatatatatatttagtgCATAACTGGTATAGCACCTCCATTGAGCACACTGAATCAACAGTTGTAGCAACCGTAGCGGATGAATATCCAAAAGAAGACAGAAATCCAGAATCTCGTTCTTTCTCATACTTGAGAGCTTCAAAATGTACTCTCCTTCTGGATAGAATGCCAAGAGAAAGGGCAGGACCAAAGAGTGTAGTAAATGAAGCCCCATTCCGACTTTCAGCATAAGGCATCCTTTCATGTACCCTGCAACAAAATAATCCCAAAATAccctttttttggttaatgCAGATACGAAGAGAAAGGAATATATGATTATTTaaggtttttttctttctctaaatAACATTATAAAATATGACTACATACTCCTTCCAGTAGTGATCCCGTTCTGTTCCCTCTAAATATCGCAAGTATGCAGCCAAAGCTTTCAATACGTTGCTTGTCCCCCCTCCCACAGAATGTCCTTTCACAAAGAAAGAATTCTCGTGTCTCTTTGACTGGACCTGGACATGTCTAAAACTCGAATTGATTGTATTTCTTCCTGCGGGCTTCAAAATTTCCTTCATGAGAATTGTTTCAGTCAACATCTCCTTCGTTGAAGCCCAACTCTCTTCCATTTTGCATGGATTTGCCTTCACAAACTCCTTCAAATCATCAAACGTGGGGATAGCACCTAAAATCACAGTACAGTTATCCTAGTCACTAGTACACATATTACAAGATAGAACTTTGCTAAATTTTAgtaacaaaacaaatcaagtACAAGTATAAGCAGAAACATGAACAATCTTGGAACTTTACCCCAGTCCAATTCCATTTCACCACCAGTTAATGTTGCCGGAGGAAGTGGCAAAGTTATCGGTAATCGAAGCTTGGTAAAATCATTGTACGAATCAGGAATATCTTTCAAACTCTACACATTATAAACATTCatacaataattaaaataactACAACCACTCAATTATAAACTAACTTGATGAACAACCAGAATTCTCAAACATAAATCGAAAAACTagtcaagaaaaacaaaactaccTTCACATCATAAAACGGAGTCCGCCACAGCACAAAGTTGGGCGCAGAAGGCATTGCTTCCAAGGTGCCCTTGACACTACCAGTCATCTGCCTAAATCCATACTCCACCTCCTCCTCAGCATAGACAGTGGTGACAAGCTGAACCTGTTCCAATCCTCTGTGATGATGAGTGGTTCAACTAGTCTCTCATACACAGTAAGCAAAGCTACTATAATTATCTAACAACCTCTTTTACAAGCTCTTGTAGCGCACTCTCAGCACTCCCCAGCCTGATCATCAAGTTCGAACCTTTATCTCTCAACGAGCTTCTCAAATCTTGTAAAGCAAGCACAAGCATTTCTATCATTTTCTCGGGAAAACCTGCACATTTTACTCCCATCAGTTCATCTATGTGTATTATTGTTCATCAGTGTATATATACGTCAGACCTACGGGAGATGATGCGATGATCGAAGATGTAGAGAGGAACTACGGCGTTGTGGTTAGAGGCGGCGAGAAGGGCTGGGTGATCGTCGATTCGAAGGTCGTGCTTAAACCAAACGACGGCTACGCCGGCCTTCTCTGCATCGGTGACCGCAATTTGAGCTTTAAAACGGCACCGTTTGGGTGAGAAGCGGAGAGTGTTTGGGGAGAAAGAAAGCGAGGGAAAGTGTAGGAAAGTGACGAGTGAGGCCATGTGGGAGAGGAAGAGTAAACAGTGGAATGTGGATGTGGATGTTCATGTCCATCAAAGGAAAGTAGAGGGCAAAAGTGTTATTGAGGATAAATCAGAGGACTTTGAGAGTTTGACATTGTTTGAAAATGCAGAAAACTATTTTTGTGGTGCAGAAAATTGAATCAAACacctgaaaattgaaattgggaTTTTGTGGAGGAGAAGAACCCAATGCACCACACACTCAGTCGAGTCTCGCAGTGTTTCGTTAGTGGGGTAAACGACATGTCGTTTCTTACAGGCCAAAAAACACAGAAAGGAGCCAAATAAGGAAGATTTCTACTAACCAACTAAACTGAAAATGGCGCTACAAATCCACAGTCCCTCATCCTTCACCAGCAAACCCTATCATCATCTTCCTCACACTCATCTGCTCTACTTTTCAGTCAGAACCCAATTTACAGTCAAGCTACAGACACCATCAGAGCCGTCCAAGCCCAAAGCTGAGACCACCCAGGCCTCACCCAAGAAACCCACCTCAGCTGGGCTCGGCTTTGGCTCATCTCCTTCTCCAACCACGCAGAATGTGACTTCTGTCCCtaataagaagaaaagggTAATTCGGAGGTCACCAGTGGAAAAGCCGCTACTTTATtctgaagaagatgaggcTAAGGCCAAAGAGATGGGCACAAATGAGAGCGCTTTTGTTCTTGCTTGGTTGGGGCTTGGCGGTGTCATTCTAGCTCAAGGACTTCTTCTCGCTGCATCGGGTACGATTACTCATCCCTCCATTAATTGTGATTGCACTGGTGTGAATCACAATACCcaataaatgaaatttttattgggTATTGTCTAAAGAATAGATTTTTGTTCAGCTTTTGGTTGAATTATAGGAGTTAATAGGTTTGAATCATTTGACTGTGGCTGAGAGTTAAGTTAACCAGTATAGTTGTGTTATTGTTTGCTTTGATGGCTTTCAAATTGTGTTGTCAGTTATCTAATCTTGGCTTGCTATATCTTATTGATGGAAGGAGAATTGTTTATCCAAAAATGTTTTGTGTTGCAGTAACAAACGCTTTGACAATAAACAAAAGACCAATCCCGTTGGCCcaaatcttccattgagacTGTTTTGGTCCAAAGAGAAATGAGGTTTAGTAAAGGGTTTTACTCATAGGTTGCATCTTTGCTTATCTCAGTCCGGCATGTTAGCCAGTTAGGACTCAAATTTCATCATTTAGAATCCAATTCAGTATCTTGTGCTCATCTGCAGTCATTCTTTTAGTCTAATCCATATAGAAAACTCTTGTTGGTCCCAAACATTCCTGTCCCTTTTTCGTGCCCAGACATATCTACCATGATACTGCACAAAATGGTTCAAGTTCTAGAACATTTGTCCAAACAAGCGACTCAATTTGAACTGAATAATGTTCCGCTCTCACTGACTGTCCTATGACTTAATTCGAAAAATCAACACAGAAACACCATTTTGATCTTCTTCCTGGAAGTGCAACACCAACTATCAAACATTGATCACATTCAGCTCACAAACCATTCCTTTTAAGAGCCTAACATATTCAGCTGACCCCCCTGATTATTGGAGTATTTCTTCACATATCGGAAAAGGCAGTACATTGTCCATAATGATTGATTACTTTAATGTAAAGCAAAAGTTTTATGCGATAAGTCATGGAAGTTATTTCTATAATCGATTTGATAAATTACGCTTTACATTCTCTTCACTTTGCAGATGATTAgttaattttcatttcaggCTTCCTGCCAGAAGAATGGGACAAGTTCTTTGTGAAATATTTATATCCATCTTTTACACCAACAGTCGGCTTGTTTGTTGCTGGAAGTGTTGCGTACGGAGTTTTGAAGTATCTGCAGAACGAGGAACTTAAAGGTAAGAAATGATATTTATTTGTATAGATAGTACATGTGGAGCCAATTCAGTAGTTTTTCAAGCTGTACTTGTAGTGCTTTCATGCTTGATAGAAAGATGATTCAGCTGAGAAATTGCAAACCACCTCCATTGGATCCGTTAAGCACAATGTGCCATCCCTTGATTAATTTCTACAAGCTATACTTGAAGCcatgttatttttaaaagtcGCATGGCAAAAGTTCAGTAACAGGCAGACCGTTGGATCTCACATGTGTCCCAGGCCCCATTGAGGAGAACCCTCATGTTCTAATGGTCTATCCTGTCACTGGACTATCCAGGTCAAGAGAGAATCCATACATAATTGTATGCTACACTGTTTTTGCCCTGTTCTCTTGGCCTTCATCCTTTTACTTATGTTGCTTTATACCATAGTATTGCACCCATCAGTCATTGTTAGAATTAGAAAGGAGTAGATTATCTCGTGCAACATTCATCCTGTCATCCTTAGTTGGTAGTGATGTATTATAACAAGCTTGTCATGATTGGATTACTTGTTTGTGTTCtgctttgaattttttcttttatatactTCCATTTTTTGCTTCTCTATTGCAGTCCAGTTGCTCTCACCTATCTCTTGCCCTCTTCTTAGATATTATTAAGTTGTTTCTGGCCTCGTGACTGAAAAGTGCACTTTTCTCACCATTGAACTGTTGTGCTTATTACATCAACTTAATCCACCTCTCTCACCATGAGATCTGTGATCacatcaacttttttttttatttaattaaaccTTGAACAGACACCCTAcattattttctatttctagGTTTGGAACCTGTGAAGGTGGTCTGCATCTTTTTTTACAAGTTATAACCAATCAGTCAATCACTTATGGGAGAAACTTCATTAATTCTTATTGCATCCCTATCCCGATGTAAGGTTAGATAAAGATAAGAAACCCTAAAAGATTCCACAATGTCCACTGCTGCATAAATGATTGAAAAGGAGGTGAAAGTCTTGGCTTGGGTGAGGCGGTCGGACCACATCGCCTGTACAGCTGCCCTCACAAGCAAGGGGAACCCTTGTGTTGGGACCCTACCCAGCCCCACAATGATCCTACCCCGAATGCAGGGGGTTCCACTTGCTTGTGAGTGTGATCGTAAGGATGACGTGGTCCAACTGCCTCATCCAAGACCTTCtcgaaaaggaaaaggagagGCATATTTGTACTGACTGAATTTAATTACAATGGTTGCTGGTATAATCTCTAGGAGGAGAGGAGGAGGGCTTGCAGTCGTTGTTCTAACATAAAGTCCATCTTTCCTTCATTTATTTGACCATGAGTGCTACAGTTGGTGTATTTGGCCCGAAGATCCTAACAGTTGGCACCAGAAACACTTATAACCTCTGATCAATCGATCTGAAAAATATTTGTAGtttatgtgaatttttttggggggtcATATTCATTTCTGGCTGCCTTTGAGGAGAATGTAGTGTCAATTTCCCAAAGGACCACCCAATCATTGATTGATTACCCTCGTAGCAGTTGGCTTCCTTTTCCCAATCCATTCTCTGTCGGTGACTCTAACTCTCTGAGTGCCTCGCTTGATCAACTTTGTGTGAGAATTAGATGACAATGAGCATGACTTGAGGTCCCCTCTCCtaattattcttcttctttccctttGCATTTCTCATTAGATGTTAGTCAATTTGGACAACTCATTGCTGTAAATGATAATCAGATGGCTTCCCTTGCAATTCACGAAACCCGACCTGTCCGGCCCGACTTGTTTAGAGTTGAAACcagaaaccaaacaaacactAGAGTTAAAATTTTGCGAAATGCAACTTGTTATATGAGTTTTCAAATGAAATACTTGTGCATCGGGACCCAGAAAGCAAGAATATTATTCATCTAGTAACCTCTTACGATACATGtcaaggaaaacaaaacaaaagcatgcGTAAAAGTGTAACACCTATCCAATTTTATATACACAAAAACACTTGAAACTTTGTCAAAGTCGGGGCTTCAGGCGCCGCTGCCACTTTTATAATTATGTTTTCAACACTGATTAGATTAAAATAATCAAAGTGCTAAACATTTGAGTGACACTCCTGCTACTAGTACTAGCCATATTATTCTTCCTCCATTTTCAGGTCAAAACTTATGTCCTAAATAGTttggattttcaatttgcaagTTGATGGATTGGAGTGAGAGCCAGCTGGGGTTTTCCGCTTGTATGTGTAATGCATTTTGACCGCTAAAACTTGAAATTGTCTTTTAATACTTTCGATGGGGTAACCCAAATTGGGTCATACCATTGAACTAAACAACAAAATT
The Prunus dulcis chromosome 2, ALMONDv2, whole genome shotgun sequence DNA segment above includes these coding regions:
- the LOC117619327 gene encoding uncharacterized protein LOC117619327 isoform X2; the protein is MIEMLVLALQDLRSSLRDKGSNLMIRLGSAESALQELVKEVQLVTTVYAEEEVEYGFRQMTGSVKGTLEAMPSAPNFVLWRTPFYDVKSLKDIPDSYNDFTKLRLPITLPLPPATLTGGEMELDWGAIPTFDDLKEFVKANPCKMEESWASTKEMLTETILMKEILKPAGRNTINSSFRHVQVQSKRHENSFFVKGHSVGGGTSNVLKALAAYLRYLEGTERDHYWKEVHERMPYAESRNGASFTTLFGPALSLGILSRRRVHFEALKYEKERDSGFLSSFGYSSATVATTVDSVCSMEWYSLVALKSQINDDRRYHIRSWRWKGYLIQYTVVGHEGPATLLVHGFGAFLEHYRDNICSIAEGGNRVWAITILGFGKSEKPNVVYTELLWAEMLRDFIIEVVGEPVHLVGNSIGGYIIAIVVRLWPALAKSVVLINSGGNVIPGYSSAPFTKERRTSGASWLGAKFLLFYLRLTLKDIVKNCYPAKTERVDNWLIDEMRRASYDPGVAVVLESVFSFNLSVPLNYLLDGFEEVLIVQGMRDPISDSKSKVAMLKEHCAGFIIKELDAGHCPHDELPDEVNSIIREWIESLSSKLPVASFK
- the LOC117619327 gene encoding uncharacterized protein LOC117619327 isoform X1, which produces MASLVTFLHFPSLSFSPNTLRFSPKRCRFKAQIAVTDAEKAGVAVVWFKHDLRIDDHPALLAASNHNAVVPLYIFDHRIISRFPEKMIEMLVLALQDLRSSLRDKGSNLMIRLGSAESALQELVKEVQLVTTVYAEEEVEYGFRQMTGSVKGTLEAMPSAPNFVLWRTPFYDVKSLKDIPDSYNDFTKLRLPITLPLPPATLTGGEMELDWGAIPTFDDLKEFVKANPCKMEESWASTKEMLTETILMKEILKPAGRNTINSSFRHVQVQSKRHENSFFVKGHSVGGGTSNVLKALAAYLRYLEGTERDHYWKEVHERMPYAESRNGASFTTLFGPALSLGILSRRRVHFEALKYEKERDSGFLSSFGYSSATVATTVDSVCSMEWYSLVALKSQINDDRRYHIRSWRWKGYLIQYTVVGHEGPATLLVHGFGAFLEHYRDNICSIAEGGNRVWAITILGFGKSEKPNVVYTELLWAEMLRDFIIEVVGEPVHLVGNSIGGYIIAIVVRLWPALAKSVVLINSGGNVIPGYSSAPFTKERRTSGASWLGAKFLLFYLRLTLKDIVKNCYPAKTERVDNWLIDEMRRASYDPGVAVVLESVFSFNLSVPLNYLLDGFEEVLIVQGMRDPISDSKSKVAMLKEHCAGFIIKELDAGHCPHDELPDEVNSIIREWIESLSSKLPVASFK
- the LOC117619331 gene encoding protein LOW PSII ACCUMULATION 2, chloroplastic; this translates as MALQIHSPSSFTSKPYHHLPHTHLLYFSVRTQFTVKLQTPSEPSKPKAETTQASPKKPTSAGLGFGSSPSPTTQNVTSVPNKKKRVIRRSPVEKPLLYSEEDEAKAKEMGTNESAFVLAWLGLGGVILAQGLLLAASGFLPEEWDKFFVKYLYPSFTPTVGLFVAGSVAYGVLKYLQNEELKGKK